Genomic window (Sporocytophaga myxococcoides):
CCTTAGTATTTCTTTCAGGCTTTTATCAGGATTATAAATCTTTCTGGTCTCGATCCAAAGATCCTGAAACTCTTCAAACACACTGGAATCCTGCACTACCCATACATTATTCTTGTAATTTTCAGTTACTCTTTTTGCTGGAATTTCATTTTCGTAATCCAACCAACCGTCAAAGGTGATCCTTGATAAATATGTCCAGAGCTTAGTATCCGGATCAATAAAAGAATAACTCCTGCTTAATTCTTTTCTTTGTTCGTCATATTTTATGAGGTACTTGGTCTGATCGTTCCATTTTTGAGTTCGACTATCAAACATTCTCGTCTTCATCTCTTCCTCATCCGCCTGAGGATAAGACTGCACGTTTTCCAAACCAGAATTTAACTCCCATCCGTTTGAATAAATGTAGGTAGCATGCCCACATGATTCTCCGTTTTCAAAATAGCAATAAGTTTCTTTCCTGGATGGATTCCATTTTTTTGCATTAAGATCCCACAAATAACTATAATGTTCAATAACTTTATTGGTTGAATAAACCAGAGAATCTTTAGAGACCGGAATTTCATTACCGTTCTTGTTTATCTTTGTTACCTGATCACCATATAGATTATATGTATACTGGTAAAGACTTGACAATTTCCACTCATCGTTAGCTTTATAATAAATCGCTTCTTTCGATGGTTTAAACACTTGAGCATTTGCGGTAAAAATCAGCATATTGCACACAGCAATAGCCTTATAAATCATTTTCATAGAGTATAATTTGAATAAAAATTAAATTAAAAAGAAAACATAAACTTTCAGCAAAGTAATATATGAAAAACTTATTAAATCCTGACCCTGGTCAGATTTTCAGGGGTTACAATCAGGATAAATATTTGTAGTTAAGCACGTTTCATAATAATTTTTTTTCGGATCCGACTCAGACTGTCCTGATGTATACCAAGATAAGAAGCAATGTATTTCAGTGGCACTTGCTGGACGACTCTTGGCTGAATTTCATAAAGCTTTAGATATCGTTCTTCAGGACTAAGGTTTCTGAAATCTATTTCCCTTTGCAGGTTCCATTGAAGTAAAGCATCCAGCATTACATTCTCAATGTCATTAAATACTTTTGTATGTTTTTTTAGAAAGATTATATCATCTTTTTCCCAGAAAAGCGCTGTTACATCTGTTAATGCATCAAGTGCTACTGCGGAAGGAACTTCATTCTGTACATACACAAAGGTTGAAACAAATTCATTCCAGGAGATAAAATCCATCGTTGTTTGATGTGTTCTATGATCAACATATAGCCTGACGGTTCCGCTAATTAAAAAGTAAAGTCTTTTAACAGGTACTCCCTGTTTCATAAAAGTGGTACCTTTTTCTATTGAAACGGTTCGAGTGTGTTCTGAAACAGTCTTTATATCTTCTTTGCTTATTTGAATACCCTTTTCCTCCAAAATTTGGAGAAACAATTTTAATTTATCCTGGGACATAAGGATTACTGAAAAACGGGAATATATTCTAATTAAAGAAGATAGGTAACCTCACATTTTTTAAAATTTGATTCCTTTTTTTAGAAGGATAGATTTAACTGATTAAGTTGCCTCTCATTTCCTCTTTCCATAATCTCTATCAAAATAGACCAGCATGGCGATTTCTTAGATGATCTTAAATTTTTAATATGTAAGCAGCACACTGTCGCCAAAGCAATAATATCCCATGGTCGAAATTGGATCTAGCAACAAAAACCCTTAAAAGTGGGTTCTTGCTCTAAGAAATGAAAATATCAATAAATTAAAGGGAAGGACCTTTCCCGCAGATCCTGTCGATATTGAATTTGGAACCCTATGGAATATGAAGCTCCCTTCCATATGATGAGCTTATAGAATCAGTGTTCTCAAGGAATATCTTCCATGATTTCTTTTCAGACCGAATTCAGGAAAAATGTTGCCTAACCAATAACTGCAAGACTATCGAGACGGGATCTGCCTTAATTACCAGTTTCGGATTAAATATAAAAATTTTTCAGTCAGACTATGGAGATGGTGTAAATCCTGCTTATTATGCATAGACAAAGAAGGCAAAATATATCTCCAGTCATTATTTCTGGTTCTATTATTACCTGATGAGGAGTACCTAATATAAATTTCGTAGTAATTAAAGAAATATTAAAGTGCATAACAACTTACTACTTATACTCAGTCTTTTATTTGCAGTTTTTCTCCTTGTGATGTTGGCACAAAAGATGAAAATCGCCTATCCAATATTTCTTGTACTGGCAGGGCTAGTCATAAGTTTTATTCCAGGTATTCCTATCATTAAGTTAAAACCAGATCTTGTCTTTTTAATTTTCCTGCCACCTTTGCTTTATGAAGCGGCCTGGTATACTTCCTGGAAAGACTTCTGGAAATGGAAACGTCCTATCACGCTGCTTGCTTTCGGACTTGTGTTTTTTACCAGCACACTTGTGGCTTACTTTTCAAGCAGTATAATTCCCAGCTTTACTCTAGCATTAGGCTTTCTGCTGGGAGGCATCATATCTCCTCCTGATGCAGTGGCCGCAACGACTGTATTAAAAGGTCTGGAAGTACCTAGGAGAGTGTTAACCACTCTTGAAGGGGAAAGTCTAGTAAATGATGCTTCATCACTGATTGTTTTCCGCTTCGCACTTGCAGCCATACTTACAGGCACCTTTTCATTTCAGGCCGCTGCCGGCCAATTCATTATAGTTGCTACTATGGGTGTTGTGGTGGGTCTTGCTGGTGCTCATTTAATGTATGCCATACATCGTTTTCTACCTACAACACCTGCAATTGATGTGGCATTGACAGTAATGACACCCTACATTCTGTTCCTTACAGCAGAACAATTTCACTATTCCGGAGTAATGGCTGTAGTGAGCGGCGGGCTCTTTTTATCCTTCCGATCTCATAAAGTTTTCAGCACTGCCACTACACGTATCAATATGCTTGGTGTTTGGACAACCATGATATTTGTGATGAACGCTGTTGTATTTATTCTGATAGGCCTCGAACTGCCCGAGATCATCAATGGATTGGGGGAATATTCAATTGCTCAAGGAATAAAATATGGCTTATTAATTAGTGGCATTATCATATTGCTCAGATTTCTGTGGGTATTTCCGGCAACTCATATACCTCGATGGCTTAGTGCAGAAGTGCGTAAAGAGCCCAATCCGGGTTGGAAGAACCCGTTAGTCATCAGTTGGGCTGGAATGCGTGGAGTGGTATCCCTCGCAACTGCGTTGTCTATCCCAATGCTTATGAATGATGGTACTCCTTTCCCACATCGCAATCTGATTATCTTTATCACTTTCATAACGATACTTATCACACTTGTTGTTCAAGGACTTACACTGCCATTGATCATTAAACTCATCAATATAAAAGAAATTGAGGAGATCATACCAGAAGATGAACAACAGACTGGAATAAATTTAAGATTATCTAGTGTTGCCCTTAGCCGCCTACGTGATAAATATGCTTTGGAAATACACGAAAACGAATTGGTAACTATTTTGAAAGCAAATCTTGAACATGAGATAGCTTCCTCGCAACAAAGACTTGCCTCTTTAGAATGCGATACAACTCAAATTGAAAAAGTAGAAGATTATCGTAAAATCCTGTTAGATATCTATGCTGCTCAACGCATAGAACTCTTTCAACTACGGAAAGAAAAATACTTCAGTGATAAAGAAATAAGAAAAGCAGAATTACAACTGGATTTAAATGAAATGAAAATCCGCGGCATACCAAGTTAAATTCAGTAATTCTTACCAACCCTTAACTGAACTTCTATATAAAGCAAGAGACCTGTAAGTTATACAGATCTTTTGCTTTAAAAGAATAACTTTCATGAAGTTCGAGCAAGTTCCTTTCTCAATGGTACATCCTGAACAGACAAATAGGTTGCCGACCTCCATAGCCACTCTATTGGACCATAATGGAATCTGCTCATCCACCATTTGCTGAAATATATCTGAATCACAAAGAATAGGACACCTAATAGGAAACTATAAAAGAAACCAATAGTATCATACAATCCAGCTCCATATCCATAGATGAGAGGAACCCAAACTAATGATTGCATAACATAAGTTGTCAGGCTCATTCTTCCTGTGTATTTAAGTATGTCAAGCCCCTTATTAATCGCTTCAACCTGATAAAGCAAAACAAAACCAGTAAAGATAATCACCACAAATGCGAAGTTTGCATAAGAAGACAATATGATCGTCCATGCTTCAACAATAACCTTATCTGCAGCAATTTCAGGCAGATAGAAGCGGTTAAAAATATATAACGGAAGGAATAAAACAGATGCAGTGACTAATGCAATTTTACAATGTTTTTTATAATTTTCGATTGTCCTGAAAAATCCACTTCTTCCTATAACGATGCCAAGCATAAACAAACCCAGTGTCTGAAATACCCTGCCATACAAAAACATAAATAACCATTTGGATTTTTGTGCTTCATAAATATTAAATGAAATTACATCGGTAAAGCTTCCTTTTGAAAAAACAGGAGTGCTGGACTTAAAGATTGCATCCATTGTAGTGAGTAACGGATTTCGTTGGAATTCATGATTAATAATCTTGCTTAGAGCTATTAAAACAAACGGTATTTGCAAAAGGAAAAAAATCGCAAGAACAATCAAAGCCTTTGATGGTAATTTATCTAATACTACCAAAACAAACCCCATAACAAAGAAAAAGGTGAGGATATCGCCTGAATATATCATACTATGAAACCATCCTATCACACCTAAAACGATAAGCCTCCAGAGAAAACGTCCTTTAAAATCTATTCCCTTATCCGTCTGCCTTTTCATCTGGATAAAAAAGCTTAATCCAAAAAGAAAGGCGAATAGCGCGTATGCTTTTCCTGCAAAAAGAAAATAAACAATCTCATTAATACATTTATCCAACGATTTTATGATCTCGGATTGTGATTCCGGAAATTGAAACAATTCAAAATGCTCTTGCATGTGAACGGAGAAAAGTCCGAACAAAGCAATGCCTCTTAATACATCAATAACTTCAAGCCGGTCTGTAGGCTTTTTTAAAATGGGCAATTCCATAGATTCAATCTCGTTAGATTTAGGTTAGGTTTAAATTAAATTAGCTGAATTAGTCGACTTTGTAAAAGGTGCAATTAATTCATTAAAACCACTAAACTTAGATAAGAAAAAATCGTAAAAAGCGATTCTAAACTAATCTAATTCACCTTGCATACTTACAGAAAAATAACGATCCAGACCACTGAAAAACAAACATTTACATTATTTAACCGAAATTAACTTCCCGGATAATACCTAAAGCTGACTTTCAGGGCATTCTGAGAAATTACATATTAATGGATGAGTGTCTTAATAAAATTCCCCTCTGATAATATTCATCACCTAGTCCACAATAAGAACTGCCACAAATCAACTTTATTTTGATCCATTTCTAAAAGTGACGTAAAAATTAAACTATATTATTAACCCTAACTGCTATTTTTTTTAGTAAAGCTTATTTGTCAGAAGCATGGTTTTGGTGGAAAAAATATGAAATTCTGTTAAATCCAGAAGAATACATTTACTTTCTATAAAACGAAGGGCATGGAAGTCTTTTATATTTAGTTTTTTTCTTCCCTTTTGAATCATCTTCACCAAATATGTAAATCAAAGAAATTTCATGAGCACCACCAGTTCTTTTGTTAAGTCTTGATACAACATAATCATAACTATAGCAAAAACTAAATCCATTAAATGCCACACCAATAAGGCCTATAATTGCCTCTGCATTGTTCAAACCAGACTCGTAGCGTTTTACAGGCAAGCCTCTATACCATATTCCGAACTGCAGAGGCTCCAGTAAAAAATTCACACCAAGATCCAATTGATCAAATTTTCCCTGTGTTTTATAAAGAATTGATGGTGTTAAGGATTTTTCCTTGTATTTGATCCTTGTAGATCTGCCTCTCTCGCTGCTGGCTATCGGGATCCTCGCTCCTGCATGAAAGTTCAATTCAGAAGGTAATCTGCTGTCATCATCTAAAAAAGATTGGCGTGGCCTGTTTATGTGATGGTAGGCAAATCCAAACCAAAATACTTCTGAATACAGCACTCCGCCTGAAGAAAAATCAAAATAATTTCTTTTTGATAAATTCAATGGCTCGGACGTCCCCCCTATAAATCCGTTGTCATCATACTGATCAGGGAAAATAACTTTGGAATAATCAATACTTTGCTGCACATAAGTAGCCTGCAATCCTGGAATCAATGTCCAGGTTTCATTCAACCTGATATGGTAAGAATAAAAACCTGATATCTCTGTCGATTTAAGTTTTGATGTACCCTCTTTATTCTGCATTACCATCAATCCTACTCCACTTGAATACCTGGAGAAAAAATGATCGAAAGATGCTGCGTAGGTTATGAAAGGTTTACCGGCAGTAGGCCACTGATTTCTATAATTAAGTATAGCCCTTGAAGAGTGGCTTGTTCCGGTCAATGCAGGATTTAAATACAATGGTGCATTGTAAAACTGAGAAAACTGTACATCCTGTGCATATGAATTATATGCATTAATGATCAAAATAAACAAAACTAACTGTATTGGAATCTTCATTTAATAAATCAAACCTTATTGCCTCTGTTTAGTTTTTCTTTTATTATAAATTCTTTTATGCTTCCAGGAATTGTTGACTATAAAGGAGGCAAAGGATGACAGGTTCTGTCTATCTCATAATCAGAAAGATAAACATCATTCTCTCTGAATTACATAAAACTTAATATTGGTTTCCAGAAAGAATATTGGGATTATAAATTATCGAAGGGATGAGAAGAGTATTATTATTATTAATATTCATTTGCACACAATTGATTAATATTGCTCCTGCAAATGCTCAGTGTATTCCTGCCAATGCGGGATTTACCTATAAAGATACATGCTATAGTAATTTAACCCAATTCACTGGCATTGGGGTTGGTGATACCACCTCCTGGAGCTGGGACTTTGGAGACCCTACTTCCGGGAGACAAAATACTGCATTTGGCGCTTATCCTACTCATACGTTTTCACAGACAAATACAACTTATACTGTTACATTCTCATTCACTGACACTTGTGGAAATCCTGCCAATATTACCAAAAACATTTTAATCCAAAACAACCCAAATCCTCCCCTAACATTAAACCTAAAAGATACAGTTGTCTGTGATGCCCCATACCCCATTGATGCAGGGATACCAGGCTTAACTTATCAATGGTCGGATGGTGACACAACTCAGATTGATACACTTATGAGTGCAGGAAAATATTGGGTAAAGGTTTATCAGAATGGTTGTTATACATCAGACACAGTGACTGTTCGTTTTTGGGGACAGGGAAACAAAGGAGATTATAACTGGCAATTCGGAAATAATGCAGGATTAAACTTCAATGACAATCCTCCATCTGTAACCAATACAAACGCCAATCGCACAAATGGCGGAAGCGCTTCCATATCAGACCCTTCTGGAAACCTATTATTCTATACAGATGGGATAAATATCTATACCAATGACAATAAAATAATGCAGGGAGGTACAGGATTAAAAGGCAACTCAGACTCCTCTCAAT
Coding sequences:
- a CDS encoding T9SS type A sorting domain-containing protein; this translates as MKMIYKAIAVCNMLIFTANAQVFKPSKEAIYYKANDEWKLSSLYQYTYNLYGDQVTKINKNGNEIPVSKDSLVYSTNKVIEHYSYLWDLNAKKWNPSRKETYCYFENGESCGHATYIYSNGWELNSGLENVQSYPQADEEEMKTRMFDSRTQKWNDQTKYLIKYDEQRKELSRSYSFIDPDTKLWTYLSRITFDGWLDYENEIPAKRVTENYKNNVWVVQDSSVFEEFQDLWIETRKIYNPDKSLKEILRITNSKDGNFREVMKAQGIGWLLISSYDKTNLKATTIYNDFEGDELVYSERSEDEFEKGKVVHSKYIASDGSGEVVMFSEANNELIYDNQDNLLEDIVSIRLEPSVEYEDYKKTVYSEFVEIGEVTGIVNKGNKESVIYPNPGNGVFNIKSLKAGDQMVVSNTSGITVFESGSLQDKVDLSHLTSGVYLVKIINNETVISDKLVIE
- a CDS encoding Crp/Fnr family transcriptional regulator, with translation MSQDKLKLFLQILEEKGIQISKEDIKTVSEHTRTVSIEKGTTFMKQGVPVKRLYFLISGTVRLYVDHRTHQTTMDFISWNEFVSTFVYVQNEVPSAVALDALTDVTALFWEKDDIIFLKKHTKVFNDIENVMLDALLQWNLQREIDFRNLSPEERYLKLYEIQPRVVQQVPLKYIASYLGIHQDSLSRIRKKIIMKRA
- a CDS encoding Na+/H+ antiporter — translated: MHNNLLLILSLLFAVFLLVMLAQKMKIAYPIFLVLAGLVISFIPGIPIIKLKPDLVFLIFLPPLLYEAAWYTSWKDFWKWKRPITLLAFGLVFFTSTLVAYFSSSIIPSFTLALGFLLGGIISPPDAVAATTVLKGLEVPRRVLTTLEGESLVNDASSLIVFRFALAAILTGTFSFQAAAGQFIIVATMGVVVGLAGAHLMYAIHRFLPTTPAIDVALTVMTPYILFLTAEQFHYSGVMAVVSGGLFLSFRSHKVFSTATTRINMLGVWTTMIFVMNAVVFILIGLELPEIINGLGEYSIAQGIKYGLLISGIIILLRFLWVFPATHIPRWLSAEVRKEPNPGWKNPLVISWAGMRGVVSLATALSIPMLMNDGTPFPHRNLIIFITFITILITLVVQGLTLPLIIKLINIKEIEEIIPEDEQQTGINLRLSSVALSRLRDKYALEIHENELVTILKANLEHEIASSQQRLASLECDTTQIEKVEDYRKILLDIYAAQRIELFQLRKEKYFSDKEIRKAELQLDLNEMKIRGIPS
- a CDS encoding DUF418 domain-containing protein → MELPILKKPTDRLEVIDVLRGIALFGLFSVHMQEHFELFQFPESQSEIIKSLDKCINEIVYFLFAGKAYALFAFLFGLSFFIQMKRQTDKGIDFKGRFLWRLIVLGVIGWFHSMIYSGDILTFFFVMGFVLVVLDKLPSKALIVLAIFFLLQIPFVLIALSKIINHEFQRNPLLTTMDAIFKSSTPVFSKGSFTDVISFNIYEAQKSKWLFMFLYGRVFQTLGLFMLGIVIGRSGFFRTIENYKKHCKIALVTASVLFLPLYIFNRFYLPEIAADKVIVEAWTIILSSYANFAFVVIIFTGFVLLYQVEAINKGLDILKYTGRMSLTTYVMQSLVWVPLIYGYGAGLYDTIGFFYSFLLGVLFFVIQIYFSKWWMSRFHYGPIEWLWRSATYLSVQDVPLRKELARTS
- a CDS encoding PorP/SprF family type IX secretion system membrane protein, with the translated sequence MKIPIQLVLFILIINAYNSYAQDVQFSQFYNAPLYLNPALTGTSHSSRAILNYRNQWPTAGKPFITYAASFDHFFSRYSSGVGLMVMQNKEGTSKLKSTEISGFYSYHIRLNETWTLIPGLQATYVQQSIDYSKVIFPDQYDDNGFIGGTSEPLNLSKRNYFDFSSGGVLYSEVFWFGFAYHHINRPRQSFLDDDSRLPSELNFHAGARIPIASSERGRSTRIKYKEKSLTPSILYKTQGKFDQLDLGVNFLLEPLQFGIWYRGLPVKRYESGLNNAEAIIGLIGVAFNGFSFCYSYDYVVSRLNKRTGGAHEISLIYIFGEDDSKGKKKTKYKRLPCPSFYRK